Proteins encoded within one genomic window of Methanobacteriales archaeon HGW-Methanobacteriales-1:
- a CDS encoding cyclase yields the protein MKYIYLSYSLDEDSPVYKGLKKPSIDHKSTIPEDGYNTYLLCVENHSGTHVDAPGHFLEDGKSISDYDVEKLIFNNVLILEIHQAPDSEISLQDFQNILENHENLNSKDKTKYNWKSVDFILIITGFFKYRQKNLEKYLTENPGINTEVINFLRENFPSIRGIGIDSVSISCFSNPDNATEAHKTAFIKKNNYGEPLLLVEDMDLSSLSAKDNIKQLFLIPWQFKGIDSAPCTVIVQLH from the coding sequence ATGAAATATATTTATCTTTCATATAGCTTAGATGAAGATTCACCGGTTTATAAGGGCCTAAAAAAACCATCAATAGATCATAAAAGCACTATTCCTGAAGATGGTTACAATACCTATTTACTTTGTGTAGAAAATCATTCCGGAACTCATGTAGATGCTCCAGGTCATTTTTTAGAAGATGGAAAATCTATTTCTGATTATGATGTGGAAAAGTTGATTTTTAATAATGTGTTAATTTTAGAAATTCATCAAGCTCCAGATAGTGAAATAAGCCTTCAAGATTTTCAAAACATCCTTGAAAACCATGAAAATTTGAATTCTAAAGATAAAACTAAATATAACTGGAAATCTGTTGACTTTATTTTAATAATAACTGGTTTTTTTAAATACCGGCAAAAAAATTTAGAGAAATATTTGACAGAAAACCCGGGCATAAATACTGAGGTAATAAACTTTTTAAGAGAAAATTTTCCATCAATCAGAGGGATTGGAATAGATTCGGTTTCTATATCCTGTTTTAGTAATCCAGATAATGCAACTGAGGCACACAAAACAGCATTTATTAAAAAAAACAATTATGGAGAACCTCTTTTACTGGTTGAAGATATGGATTTAAGTTCTTTATCTGCAAAAGATAATATAAAACAGTTATTTCTGATTCCGTGGCAATTTAAGGGTATTGACAGTGCACCATGTACTGTAATAGTTCAATTACATTAA
- the tsaA gene encoding tRNA (N6-threonylcarbamoyladenosine(37)-N6)-methyltransferase TrmO — MLLKPVGIIHSPFKERKDSPHQGRYGDQTSEIHIFDEYVDALEGIEKYKNLIILYWFDKAERELLKVIPFGKFKKRGVFSTRAPSRPNPISFSLVDLLNVKQNKLTVKGLEALDGSLVVDIKPYWKDIDCVE; from the coding sequence ATGTTATTAAAACCAGTGGGCATAATTCATTCTCCTTTTAAAGAAAGAAAGGATTCACCACACCAGGGGAGATATGGGGATCAAACCAGTGAGATACATATCTTTGATGAATATGTGGATGCCTTGGAAGGAATTGAAAAATATAAAAATCTTATCATACTTTACTGGTTTGATAAAGCTGAAAGAGAATTGCTTAAAGTAATTCCTTTTGGGAAATTCAAAAAAAGAGGAGTTTTCTCTACTAGAGCTCCTAGCAGACCTAACCCTATTTCTTTTTCATTAGTTGATCTATTAAACGTAAAACAAAATAAACTGACCGTTAAAGGATTAGAAGCCCTTGATGGATCTCTTGTTGTGGATATTAAACCATACTGGAAAGACATTGATTGTGTGGAGTAA
- a CDS encoding flavodoxin produces the protein MKALVVYYSRSGNTREVAQSIAQEMQCDIEEIYDTQKRSGIIGWIKSAYQANRGKLTTIKPLEKDPSNYDLVIVGTPIWAGFPAVPVKTYLLENKDKFKDVAFFATYGGSGFPKTVRTMVEASGKEPVQKLGIKVDEIKNKACDCKIDPFVRDLGD, from the coding sequence ATGAAAGCACTAGTAGTTTATTATTCAAGAAGCGGGAACACCAGAGAAGTTGCCCAGTCCATTGCCCAGGAAATGCAATGTGATATAGAAGAGATATATGACACCCAAAAACGTTCTGGAATCATTGGATGGATAAAATCCGCCTATCAAGCCAACCGTGGTAAATTAACTACCATTAAACCGTTAGAGAAAGATCCTTCAAACTATGATCTAGTAATTGTAGGTACACCAATATGGGCCGGATTTCCAGCAGTTCCGGTGAAGACTTATCTCCTTGAAAATAAAGATAAGTTTAAAGACGTGGCCTTTTTTGCAACTTATGGTGGATCTGGATTCCCAAAAACTGTTAGAACTATGGTAGAAGCATCAGGAAAAGAGCCTGTGCAAAAATTAGGAATTAAAGTTGATGAAATAAAAAATAAAGCTTGTGATTGTAAAATTGATCCTTTTGTGAGAGATTTAGGAGATTAA
- a CDS encoding pilus assembly protein PilF produces MQDSDFKTNKDKINEEAMPWLEKGNDYFMAGEFKEALLSYDKALEFDPENSKIWDNRGVVLADLGWHVEAIESFEIALDLEPDNSKAWSNMGVSLGASNRFEEAINCFDMAIELDPEDDDAWSNKGTAYFSMAQYEKSLESFNNALDINSNNPGALAGKGSALRFLRRYEEAAVALEKFMKKAPEDLLHMREEAWAILLEIKLIMERENQENGN; encoded by the coding sequence ATGCAGGATTCTGATTTTAAAACTAATAAAGATAAAATCAATGAAGAGGCAATGCCTTGGCTTGAAAAAGGAAATGATTATTTCATGGCTGGAGAATTCAAGGAAGCTCTTTTATCTTATGATAAAGCACTGGAATTTGATCCTGAAAACAGTAAAATATGGGATAATAGGGGAGTTGTTTTGGCGGACTTGGGATGGCATGTAGAAGCAATAGAGTCATTTGAAATTGCTCTGGATCTGGAACCTGATAATTCAAAAGCCTGGTCTAATATGGGAGTTTCTTTAGGAGCATCCAATAGATTCGAAGAGGCTATAAACTGTTTTGATATGGCGATAGAACTCGACCCAGAAGATGATGATGCCTGGAGTAACAAAGGCACGGCTTATTTTAGTATGGCCCAGTATGAAAAATCACTTGAAAGTTTTAATAATGCCTTAGATATAAATTCTAATAATCCTGGTGCACTAGCGGGTAAAGGATCAGCATTACGTTTTTTAAGGAGATATGAAGAAGCAGCAGTAGCATTGGAAAAATTCATGAAAAAGGCTCCTGAAGATTTATTACATATGCGAGAAGAAGCCTGGGCGATTTTACTGGAGATAAAACTTATTATGGAACGTGAAAATCAGGAAAATGGAAATTAA